From a single Miscanthus floridulus cultivar M001 chromosome 8, ASM1932011v1, whole genome shotgun sequence genomic region:
- the LOC136478354 gene encoding tubulin-folding cofactor A-like: protein MATLRNLKIKTSTCKRIVKELRSYEKEVEKEAAKTADMKEKGADPYDLKQQENVLAESRMMVPDCHKRLETALADLKATLAELKESNEQGAEIAEAESTIAEVEAVVKPTED, encoded by the exons ATGGCAACACTGAGGAACCTGAAGATCAAGACGTCGACGTGCAAGAGGATCGTGAAGGAGCTGCGCTCGTACGAgaaggaggtggagaaggaggcgGCCAAGACCGCCGACATGAAGGAGAAGGGCGCCGATCCCTACGATCTCAAACAGCAG GAGAATGTTTTAGCTGAGTCAAGGATGATGGTCCCAGACTGCCACAAGCGACTTGAAACTGCACTGGCTGACTTGAAAGCAACACTG GCTGAACTGAAGGAGTCAAATGAGCAAGGTGCTGAGATTGCAGAAGCTGAGAGTACAATCGCAGAGGTTGAAGCAGTTGTCAAGCCAACAGAAGATTAG